In Leptospira wolbachii serovar Codice str. CDC, the genomic window ACTTTAATCGATTATGTTCATGCTTGTGGCTTTGATGTTGAAATTAAAGCCGTTCCAAGAAGAAACAAGAAAAAAGAGGAATTTGTTCTCTTAAAAGCTTAGTATAAACGCCATCCGTGGCTTAATTTGATTGATTACCTCGGAAACGTCGCATAAACAGCAACTAACCGCTTCGCTTCGGGACGAGCCCTCGCTTGGGCTGCGCCACATAGGCTTCTGGCACTCCCCTTGCATTCGCAAGTGTCGTTCCAGTCCCTAACGTCCCGTTTCCGGGACTCAGGGCCAGCCTACGTCGGTTAGTCTAGTTCGTTATGCGTAATAGCAAAAAATATAAGAAAAAATATGAAAAAAATAACAATATTAATTATTCTATTAATACTTCAATGTGCAGATAGCGAACGACAGAATTGTAGAGAAAATTTAGATTCTATTGAATTTCAGAAAATAATGGCTTTAAGTTTATTAGTTCCATTATCAAAAAATACAAATCAAGAAAATGAAAGCCGTCAAAACTTTGGTGTAATTAATTTTGCATACGCACAAAACAAAGCGGAAGAAAGAAAACGAATTTGTGATAATAATTTGTTACTAAAAATCTTTGATCCAGAAGCAAACGATTTTGACTAATTGTATCGAAATTAAATATCATGAGTTTAAATAAAATTTCAATGAAAAATATGAAAATATATATATTGTCACTATTAATAGCATTAAACTTTAATTGTTACGGACCAGCTTTAAGCGAAAAATACGTTTGTAAAGATGAACAAAGAAAAGGAGATTCATTTTTTACTGATTGTTTTTTCTTATATCAATTAAAAAGGAATCAGACTGAAGAAGACAGAGCAATTGTTGCATATTGCGCTAAATTATATGACGAAAAATGCAAAAATAAATCGAGTCAAAAGCCGTGGTGGCTATAGTTTCGCCATGTTAAATTTCTAAAAATTAAATTTTTTAAAATTTCACTTTCGACGTTGATAATTTATTCTATTTTATAAAATAAGTATACAAATTTTGCCTTCGAGTTATTCAAACATTTTCATTTTAGCAATTTTATTAATATCACTAATTTTTCTTTTTCTTTCAATTAAAACTATATTCTATAGCATATTATGGTTAAATAAAATATTTAAATTATCTAATGGGATACCTGTTAATATAAGTGAAGTAATTGACAGAAATCCAGAATTCGCTTTACTTAATAACAAACTAATTAAAACGGCAACCTATCTATCTCTTTATATTCTATTTGTCACGATAATCTTCATATTTTATTTAAGATTCTCTTAACATTATCCTTAAAATTACGTTTCAATCATTTGCTACTACGCATAACAGCGACTAACCGCTTCGCTTCGGGACTAGCCCTCGCTTGGGCTGCGCCACATAGGCTTCTGGCACTCCCCTTGCATTCGCAAGTGTCGTTCCAGTCCCTAACGTCCCGTCCGGGACTCAGGGCCAGCCTACGTCGGTTAGTCTAGTTCGTTATGCGAAATAAATTAAAATGATTCCTTTTACAGTAAAATTCAAAAGGAAACTATATATTTCGAAAGAAAATTCTGATGCTTTTTTAACAAGAACCAAACAATTATTGTTAAATTCTACTGATTGTGATATTGATTTAGTTAAAAAAACAATTTTATTAAATTCAAATTTTGAACCAAAATGGGTTAAAAAATCCTATGTTATTGGATTTCTTAATTCTGCGGAATTCACTTTAAAGCAAGAAAACGACTCTATGTTCCTTTATATGAATGTTTCTTTTATTCCACTTTTCGGAATCTCATTTATATTGTTTCCATTTATTCTTACTTCACTTTTACCCATTGAAAATAATCCATTTGAAACTAAGAATCTACTCTATTTTTGGTGCGCTAAACTTGGGTTTTTAATAGCTTGGAGTTTAATAGAATATCACACCCTTGTTAACTGCATTTCTAAGGTAAAAGTCTAAATCAATTAATTAACGAATATGCTTATAGCACATTTAACATTATCAGATATTTTTCCATTATTAAACATTTTCATCATCTTACCTATTTGCATTTCGGCTTTTTCATTCTCAATAAAAATGAATTTATTAACTCCAGAAATGCCAACTTTAATCAAAAAAAAATACTTATGGCTTACTAATATTTTTGATTATTTAATCTTATCACTATTAATTTTTTTAACCTCAATTATAACAGATACAAAAGAAATCACTGAAGAATTTTTTCTAAATATTCTTATTATTCTAATTTTTCTTTCATTGTTTATGTATTTAAATTTTTCATCTATTAAAATTATCTTTATTAATATCGAAATAGAAAACAAAGGAAAATTTCTGTTAAAAATTCTCCTATATCCATTGATTTCGATAGGTATATTTGTGATTTTTTTAAATTTGAAATGCTATGGTAAATAAATTTACTTCGCATAACAGCGACTAACCGCTTCGCTTCGGGACGAGCCCTCGCTTGGGCTGCGCCACATAGGCTTCTGGCACTCCCCTTGCCTACGCAAGTGTCGTTCCAGTCCCTAACGTCCCGTTCGGGACTCAGGGCCAGCCTACGTCGGTTAGTCTAGTTCGTTATGCGCAAGTTTGGGAATGTATGCCTCAGGACATGGGTAACACTTTTGTAGCAAGACATAGGTAACACTTTCAGGTTTCTAATCCCTTTAGATCACCTTTACAGGAGGGCTTTGGGATGCCTTGGAAGGAGAATAATACCGTGGATTTAAGATTTCAATTTGTTCTGGATAGCTTCCAGAATGACGTCAATTTTACTCAGCTTTGTGCTCAGTATGGCATCTCTACTAAGTGTGGATACAAGTGGAAAGAAAGGTTCTTGAAGGAAGGGAGAGATGGTCTTCTGGATAAGAAGAGAACTCCTAAGAACTCTCCCGCTAAGATTGCAGAAGAAACAATTCTAGAAATCATTAAGATCAAAAATAACAAGAAGTTCTGGGGTGCTAAGAAAATACTCGAACTCTATAAAGCTAAATTCCCAGATAGAAGACCTCCTAACAGATCTACCGTTGAACGCATTCTTAAGAAGGCAGGCCTACTTGAGAAAAAAAAGAATAGAAGACCAATTAATTCAGGACAACGAATCTCTATGCCGGAGAAAGCGACCCATCCGAATCATATTTGGACCGTTGACTTCAAAGGATGGTGGTATACTCCGGACAGGGAAAAAATAAATCCTCTCACAGTCAGAGATGATTTTTCTAAATACATACTATCCATTAAGACCCTTTCCAAAGGCGATATTCCTTCCGTTAAAGCTGAATTTATTAGGTTATTTAAGATCTATGGATTACCAGAAATCATTCGCTCCGACAACGGACCGCCTTTCGCTTCTATGCAGTCTCTTTGGGGACTCAGTCTACGCGTCTGTTTGGTGGCTCTCTCTAGGTATCAAGCTCGATCGCATTCAACCAGGTAAACCTTACCAAAATGGCGCTCATGAAAGAATGCATAGAGACATGGCTCGAGAACTACAACATGAAATCGTTGG contains:
- a CDS encoding helix-turn-helix domain-containing protein; its protein translation is MDLRFQFVLDSFQNDVNFTQLCAQYGISTKCGYKWKERFLKEGRDGLLDKKRTPKNSPAKIAEETILEIIKIKNNKKFWGAKKILELYKAKFPDRRPPNRSTVERILKKAGLLEKKKNRRPINSGQRISMPEKATHPNHIWTVDFKGWWYTPDREKINPLTVRDDFSKYILSIKTLSKGDIPSVKAEFIRLFKIYGLPEIIRSDNGPPFASMQSLWGLSLRVCLVALSRYQARSHSTR